One Phocaeicola dorei genomic region harbors:
- a CDS encoding outer membrane beta-barrel protein codes for MGVMLTNKNWETPYYAHIGDKDKLGNMWSANLHYLNIPIHIGYMMPVSKKISLFMNAGPYWGVGLFGKYTMTSGDKDTTIAENIFKDYLKRFDCGIGWNRY; via the coding sequence ATGGGAGTTATGCTGACCAATAAAAATTGGGAAACACCGTATTATGCCCATATCGGAGATAAAGACAAATTGGGAAACATGTGGAGTGCAAATCTTCATTATCTTAATATACCTATTCACATAGGGTATATGATGCCTGTATCAAAAAAAATTTCGCTATTCATGAATGCCGGACCATATTGGGGAGTAGGATTGTTTGGTAAATATACGATGACATCGGGTGATAAGGATACCACTATTGCTGAAAATATCTTTAAAGATTATCTCAAAAGATTTGATTGTGGTATAGGATGGAATAGGTATTGA
- a CDS encoding B12-binding domain-containing radical SAM protein, with the protein MKILWIDLNSSYAHSSLALPALHAQIMTDPSIEWEIVSATINENAGMIVDEIYHHQPDILAATTWLFNHEQLIHVASRVKALLPKTCLVLGGPEFLGNNEEFLRKNPFVDCVFRGEGEEVFPQWLTCWNHPEQWHTVPGLCYLTPYKEYKDNGIARVLNFAGLVPPEQSRFFNWSKPFVQLETTRGCFNTCAFCVSGGEKPVRTLSIESIRRRLQLIHAHGIKNVRVLDRTFNYNPRRAKELLRLFLEFHPDIRFHLEIHPALLSEELKEELSLLPKGLLHLEAGIQSLREPVLEKSRRMGKLSDALDGLRFLCALPNMETHADLIAGLPLYHLHEIFEDVRTLAEYAAGEIQLESLKLLPGTEMRRRAEESGIKYSPLPPYEVLQTHEINVSELQTARQLSRLLDGFYNTPAWQALTRELILNDEQFLHRFLTYLTKANLIDQPMSLEKRGLILYEFCKQNYPEYQIQASIAWIEAGMSLKKLPAEKVWTKRQIPPATWNIIYGEYKESLRLCFLPADEKGEHGYWFGFESEIQKASPVFKART; encoded by the coding sequence ATGAAGATTCTCTGGATAGACCTGAACAGTTCATATGCCCATTCCTCATTGGCACTGCCAGCCCTACATGCACAAATCATGACAGACCCTTCTATAGAATGGGAAATCGTATCTGCCACCATCAACGAAAATGCAGGAATGATTGTCGACGAGATCTACCACCATCAACCCGACATCCTTGCCGCAACCACCTGGCTTTTCAACCATGAGCAACTGATACATGTCGCTTCCAGAGTAAAAGCATTGCTCCCCAAAACCTGCCTGGTGCTGGGCGGTCCGGAATTTCTGGGAAACAATGAAGAATTCCTCCGCAAAAATCCATTTGTGGATTGCGTTTTCAGAGGAGAAGGAGAAGAAGTCTTTCCACAATGGTTAACCTGCTGGAACCATCCGGAACAATGGCACACCGTGCCCGGACTCTGTTACCTCACTCCTTACAAAGAATATAAAGACAACGGCATAGCACGCGTACTGAATTTCGCCGGACTCGTCCCTCCTGAACAAAGCCGTTTTTTTAACTGGAGTAAACCCTTTGTCCAACTGGAAACAACACGCGGATGTTTCAACACCTGCGCCTTCTGTGTCAGCGGCGGTGAAAAACCGGTACGCACCCTTTCCATCGAAAGCATCCGCAGAAGGCTACAACTCATCCATGCACATGGCATCAAAAATGTACGTGTATTAGACCGTACTTTTAATTACAACCCTCGAAGAGCCAAAGAACTACTCCGACTCTTTCTGGAATTCCATCCCGATATCCGCTTCCATCTGGAAATACATCCCGCCCTGTTGTCAGAAGAGTTAAAAGAAGAACTCAGCCTGCTGCCCAAAGGACTGCTTCATCTGGAAGCCGGCATCCAAAGCCTGCGCGAACCTGTACTTGAGAAAAGCCGCCGGATGGGCAAACTATCCGATGCACTGGATGGTCTGAGATTCCTGTGCGCTTTACCCAACATGGAAACCCATGCCGACCTTATTGCCGGACTGCCTCTTTATCATCTTCATGAAATATTTGAAGATGTCCGTACCCTGGCCGAATATGCTGCAGGAGAAATCCAACTGGAGTCACTCAAACTGCTTCCCGGAACCGAAATGCGCCGGAGGGCGGAAGAATCAGGTATCAAATATTCCCCTCTGCCACCATACGAAGTATTACAAACCCACGAGATCAATGTCAGTGAATTGCAGACAGCCCGCCAGCTTTCACGCTTGTTGGACGGATTCTACAACACACCGGCATGGCAGGCACTGACACGTGAACTCATTTTGAATGACGAACAATTCCTCCATCGTTTTCTTACATATTTAACAAAAGCCAATCTGATAGACCAGCCCATGAGTCTGGAAAAACGAGGCTTGATACTCTATGAGTTCTGCAAACAAAACTACCCCGAATACCAGATACAGGCTAGTATTGCCTGGATAGAGGCAGGCATGTCACTGAAAAAGCTTCCCGCCGAGAAAGTATGGACCAAACGACAAATTCCTCCTGCTACTTGGAATATCATTTATGGAGAATACAAAGAAAGCCTTCGTCTGTGTTTCCTTCCTGCCGATGAAAAGGGAGAACATGGCTACTGGTTTGGCTTTGAGTCGGAGATACAAAAAGCAAGTCCTGTATTCAAGGCAAGAACGTAA
- a CDS encoding GNAT family N-acetyltransferase, producing the protein MITIRHSLPKDLDAIIEIFHYARQFMKEHGNPNQWINGYPSAELILREITNGTNYVCENENGEIIGTFCFIPGEDPTYARIDDGNWLNNEPYYVIHRMATNGKQKGIADACFKWCFEHCNNIRVDTHHDNLVMQNILKKYGFRRCGIIYTHNGTSRIAYQRTLTEKELSLPTE; encoded by the coding sequence ATGATAACAATCAGACATTCATTACCCAAAGATTTAGATGCAATTATAGAAATATTCCATTATGCCCGTCAGTTCATGAAAGAACATGGCAACCCCAATCAATGGATAAACGGTTATCCTTCCGCTGAATTGATTCTGCGAGAAATAACCAACGGCACCAACTATGTTTGCGAAAATGAAAACGGAGAAATAATAGGCACATTCTGTTTTATTCCCGGAGAGGACCCTACGTATGCCCGCATTGATGACGGCAACTGGCTGAACAACGAACCATATTACGTCATTCACCGCATGGCTACCAACGGCAAACAGAAGGGAATAGCTGACGCCTGCTTCAAATGGTGTTTCGAGCATTGCAACAATATCCGGGTAGATACCCACCACGACAACCTTGTGATGCAGAATATCCTGAAAAAGTACGGTTTCCGGCGTTGTGGCATCATTTATACCCACAACGGCACATCCCGCATCGCCTACCAGCGGACATTGACCGAAAAAGAGTTATCTTTGCCGACCGAATAA